The following coding sequences lie in one beta proteobacterium CB genomic window:
- the alaS gene encoding Alanyl-tRNA synthetase, producing the protein MKVSQIRQAYLDYFAQKGHQIVPSSPVVPGDDPTLLFTNAGMNQFKDVFLGFDKRPYNRATTAQKCIRAGGKHNDLDNVGYTARHHTFFEMLGNFSFGDYFKKDAIQFAWGLLTEVFKLPEEKLLVTVYAEDDEAYEIWNKQIGVPTERIIRIGDNKGGRYASDNFWMMGDTGPCGPCTEIFYDHGPHIAGGPPGSPDEDGDRYIEIWNNVFMQFNRDEAGNMHPLPKPSVDTGMGLERIAAVLQHVHSNYEIDLFVNLLKAAKEAVDAAGGENCDPSSPSLKVIADHIRACSFIVVDGVIPGNAGRGYVLRRITRRAIRHGYKLGARKPFFYKLVPALVKEMGLAYPELQAAKDKVSDVIKQEEERFFQTIANGMEILEGALAGGAKTIDGETAFRLHDTFGFPLDLTADVCRERDVTVDAEGFDLAMQKQRDQARAAGKFKVAQGLEYSGKPTQFHGYDTLKHEGAKVTALYVDGSAVQSVKAGDAAVVVLDNTPFYAESGGQVGDKGELRNEAVRFAVEDTFKIQADVFGHQGEIQEGELKVGDAINALVDVQQRTETMRNHSATHILHKALREVLGDHVQQKGSLVDASKTRFDFTHNAPITAQEIRRVEDIVNAEILANTATSGKVMSLDDAQKTGAMMLFGEKYGDEVRVLEIGSSKELCGGTHVGRTGDIGSLKIVSESGVAAGIRRVEAVTGRNALNFLQGLEDKVNEAASVLKTHPGDLVNRVVQLQESLRQAERELDKVNSKLAASQGDELATQAIDVNGIKVLAARLDGADAQVLRETMDALKAKLKTAAIVLASVQGDKVSLIAGVTADSIAKVKAGDLVNYVAQQVGGKGGGKPEMAMAGGTDPSKLGAALAGVKDWVASK; encoded by the coding sequence ATGAAAGTCTCCCAAATTCGCCAGGCATACCTGGACTACTTCGCCCAAAAAGGCCACCAAATTGTCCCTTCCAGCCCCGTAGTGCCTGGAGATGACCCAACCCTGCTATTTACCAATGCTGGGATGAATCAGTTCAAGGACGTCTTTTTAGGCTTTGATAAGCGCCCCTATAACCGCGCAACCACTGCCCAAAAGTGTATTCGTGCCGGCGGCAAGCACAATGACTTGGATAACGTTGGCTATACAGCCCGTCATCACACCTTCTTCGAAATGCTGGGCAACTTTTCTTTTGGTGATTACTTTAAAAAAGATGCCATTCAGTTTGCTTGGGGTTTATTGACTGAAGTCTTTAAATTGCCAGAAGAAAAGTTGCTTGTCACTGTGTATGCGGAAGACGACGAGGCTTATGAGATTTGGAATAAGCAAATTGGTGTGCCAACTGAGCGGATTATTCGCATCGGCGATAACAAGGGTGGCCGCTATGCTTCAGATAACTTCTGGATGATGGGTGACACAGGACCATGTGGTCCTTGTACAGAAATCTTCTACGACCATGGTCCGCACATTGCAGGCGGCCCTCCAGGAAGTCCTGATGAAGATGGTGATCGCTACATTGAGATTTGGAATAACGTATTCATGCAGTTCAATCGCGACGAAGCAGGCAATATGCATCCATTGCCTAAGCCTAGCGTGGACACCGGTATGGGTCTTGAGCGTATCGCAGCCGTGTTGCAACATGTGCACTCCAACTACGAGATTGACCTCTTTGTTAATTTACTGAAGGCGGCGAAAGAGGCTGTTGATGCGGCTGGCGGTGAGAATTGCGATCCAAGCAGCCCATCACTCAAAGTGATTGCTGATCATATTCGTGCATGTAGTTTTATCGTAGTGGATGGCGTGATTCCAGGTAACGCTGGTCGTGGCTATGTACTGCGCCGTATTACACGCCGCGCTATTCGTCATGGTTATAAATTGGGTGCACGCAAACCATTCTTCTATAAACTTGTTCCTGCTCTTGTAAAAGAGATGGGTCTCGCTTATCCAGAGTTGCAAGCAGCAAAAGATAAGGTCAGCGATGTCATTAAGCAGGAGGAAGAGCGCTTCTTTCAGACCATTGCTAACGGTATGGAAATTTTGGAAGGCGCGCTTGCTGGTGGTGCCAAGACTATTGATGGTGAAACTGCTTTCCGTTTACACGATACCTTTGGCTTCCCATTGGATTTAACTGCAGACGTTTGCCGTGAGCGTGATGTCACGGTAGATGCTGAAGGTTTTGATTTGGCAATGCAAAAGCAGCGTGATCAAGCCAGAGCGGCTGGTAAGTTCAAGGTGGCGCAAGGCCTGGAGTACTCTGGCAAACCAACCCAATTCCATGGTTACGATACCTTGAAACATGAAGGCGCTAAGGTAACTGCGCTCTATGTTGATGGCTCTGCTGTCCAATCGGTGAAGGCTGGAGATGCTGCAGTCGTTGTACTGGATAACACTCCCTTCTACGCTGAGTCTGGTGGACAGGTTGGCGATAAGGGTGAGTTGCGCAATGAAGCAGTGCGTTTTGCAGTTGAAGATACCTTCAAGATTCAGGCTGATGTTTTTGGTCATCAAGGTGAAATACAAGAGGGCGAACTCAAGGTGGGTGATGCAATCAACGCCTTGGTAGATGTGCAGCAAAGAACTGAAACCATGCGCAACCATAGTGCTACGCATATTTTGCATAAAGCATTGCGTGAAGTCTTAGGTGATCATGTGCAGCAAAAAGGTTCTTTAGTTGATGCCAGCAAAACCCGTTTTGACTTCACTCACAACGCACCTATCACCGCACAAGAAATTCGTCGCGTAGAAGATATTGTGAATGCGGAAATCTTGGCCAATACCGCGACTTCCGGAAAAGTGATGTCTTTGGATGACGCGCAAAAGACTGGTGCGATGATGCTCTTCGGTGAAAAGTATGGTGATGAGGTTCGCGTATTAGAAATCGGCAGCTCTAAAGAGTTGTGCGGTGGCACCCACGTGGGTCGCACTGGTGACATTGGTAGCTTAAAGATTGTGTCTGAAAGTGGCGTAGCTGCTGGTATTCGTCGCGTTGAGGCTGTGACTGGCAGAAATGCCTTGAACTTCTTGCAAGGTTTAGAAGACAAGGTCAATGAAGCGGCCTCAGTCCTTAAAACCCATCCTGGTGATTTAGTGAATCGCGTTGTTCAGCTACAAGAAAGCCTGCGTCAGGCTGAGCGTGAGTTGGATAAGGTGAATTCCAAACTCGCTGCCAGCCAAGGTGATGAGTTGGCAACGCAAGCAATTGACGTCAATGGCATCAAAGTATTAGCGGCCCGCTTGGATGGCGCAGATGCTCAAGTGCTTCGCGAGACTATGGATGCTTTAAAGGCCAAGCTGAAAACAGCAGCGATTGTGTTGGCTTCTGTGCAGGGCGATAAAGTCAGTTTGATCGCTG